One Epinephelus fuscoguttatus linkage group LG10, E.fuscoguttatus.final_Chr_v1 genomic window carries:
- the si:ch73-40i7.2 gene encoding FYN-binding protein 1 — translation MGETVDVKALRARFNNNASTSDTSSRDSGSPKSPRPGFGKLILPLTDNDLAHHRLSPMVPPPPMANQGLVRFPRAEPMAAPIPSRPSFPRPPPNPGVRASTQPGDPGKVKQKGEMLQNMMLRHQRPPAPNFTPGPAASAPAPTSTPLPLRQQPRQRSAGDVTPLRRPLPPEGPQPLKPKRPPNVNLEPFLRSNRGPALPGPRKNDGGSPGSAGRKMPLPAVVSPPKPPQRFTKPSRLPHQIASMDIEDNEDFYDDIDRNESCSDNSSHCMDGEDDEVYEFIDEDQVEQNQLHAGKQNKKDAKRQREQEKKEQMERQKKENELRKKFQLQGEVEVIHTAKVRHDWYGGGKLDLSVRQGESVEILRVKNNPGGKWLARSLNGNYGYISNTCVDVDYEAVKRKVLQSRKIDTSTLPPPPPDPPMMLNMELNSSNSMLQDDDDYDDVQPMTEDFPPPPLEISIDPKVEKELKKKFKYDGPLRVLHTMMVDPNSVIKRPGGKDLPVVQGEVVDIIQLTSSKKALCRNRFGKYGYVSRSLLLPMEGDIYDDVDYAGDVYDNDSH, via the exons GGGGAGACCGTCGACGTCAAGGCTCTGAGGGCCCGGTTCAACAACAACGCCAGCACCTCAGACACCAGCAGCCGAGACAGTGGCTCCCCAAAATCTCCACGACCTGGATTTGGAAAACTGATCCTGCCACTGACTGATAACGATCTGGCGCACCACAGACTGTCTCCTATGGTTCCCCCTCCTCCGATGGCCAACCAAGGCCTGGTGAGGTTTCCAAGGGCGGAACCGATGGCAGCCCCCATCCCCTCCAGACCTTCCTTCCCTCGACCACCTCCCAATCCAGGAGTCAGAGCATCGACCCAGCCTGGAGACCCCGGAAAGGTCAAGCAAAAGGGGGAGATGCTACAGAACATGATGCTGAGGCACCAGAGGCCTCCAGCCCCCAATTTCACCCCGGGTCCAGCGGCCTCTGCACCAGCTCCCACCTCCACCCCTCTACCGCTCCGACAGCAGCCTCGACAGAGAAGCGCAGGGGACGTGACCCCACTGAGGAGGCCTCTACCTCCCGAAGGACCCCAACCTTTGAAACCAAAACGGCCTCCCAACGTCAACCTGGAGCCTTTTCTGAGGTCCAACCGAGGACCTGCCCTTCCTGGTCCGAGAAAGAATGACG GAGGTTCCCCGGGCTCAGCAGGCAGAAAGATGCCTTTACCTGCAGTCGTCAGTCCTCCAAAGCCGCCACAACGATTCACCAAACCCAGCAGGCTGCCGCACCAAATTGCTTCCAT GGACATTGAGGATAATGAGGACTTCTATGATGACATTGATAGGAACG AGTCCTGTAGCGACAACAGTTCACACTGTATGGACGGG GAAGATGATGAAGTGTATGAGTTTATTGACGA GGACCAGGTGGAGCAAAATCAATTACATGCTgggaagcaaaacaaaaaagatgcaaagagGCAGCGGGAGCAAGAGAAGAAAGAGCAGATGGAGcgtcagaaaaaagaaaatgagttGAGGAAGAAATTTCAG tTGCAAGGGGAGGTGGAGGTTATTCATACAGCCAAAGTCCGGCATGACTGGTATGGAGGAGGAAAACTGGACCTCAGCGTACGACAAGGAGAGAGTGTGGAGATCCTCAGAGTGAAGAATAACCCCGGAGGCAAATGGTTGGCTCGCTCTCTGaatggaaact ATGGATACATCAGTAACACATGTGTGGATGTTGACTATGAAGCAGTGAAGCGCAAAGTGCTCCAGTCCAGAAAAATAGACACATCAACATTGCCTCCACCACCTCCAGACCCCCCAATGATGTTGAATATGGAGTTGAATAGTAGCAACAG CATGCTTCAAGATGATG ATGACTATGATGATGTTCAACCAATGACAGAGGATTTCCCCCCACCACCGCTTGAAATCAG CATTGATCCCAAAGTGGAGAaggagctgaaaaaaaaatttaag TATGACGGACCTCTCAGGGTGCTGCACACCATGATGGTGGATCCTAATAGCGTTATAAAGAGGCCAGGAGGGAAAGATCTGCCTGTGGTTCAAGGAGAAGTCGTGGACATCATCCAGCTCACCAGTAGCAAGAAAGCTCTGTGTCGCAACCGGTttggtaaat ATGGTTATGTGTCCAGATCTCTTCTTCTTCCAAT GGAAGGAGACATTTACGACGACGTTGACTATGCAGGCG acGTCTATGACAACGACTCTCACTGA
- the si:ch73-40i7.5 gene encoding amyloid-beta A4 precursor protein-binding family A member 3 yields MNSDVCPADQSDSLCPATVPVDGASEVSRQTVAAPPGSEVEDVDSFNLIEPPPLDWRSDSSSEVGSADDLDDPSFPVSIDSLDKSSPSVSDTVAPLDMNQQELVGRIAEPVHNIEVELEGEDEVVEDEEKVRGEDLKDVGEYQEQEEVTLSDVENRVDEEEAANRRAGDEDHSRIHTLLSQLQLMGEEPHPNRQTPPHLAQHQYPSLSELEACAPSLIADDSTETTGLLFSESHQRDLLGLLQFTEITAPSPPCLPRRGDMDAVVSVSYSQEDAQRFWGHYGNGQQQRHREDSLASLPDDEYPEPVWMKMGEEPPEVEEAAADSEQVESDHPTYKDVPGPCDPEDLLDGVIFGAKYLGSTQIKSEKNPSTNARMTQAQEAVDRIKAPEGESQPMTEVDLFISTQRIKVLTADTQEAMMDHALQMISYIADIGDIVVLMARRKRKGQDGDPAANSSSSSSSGSQKKCLMICHVFSSDDAQVIAQAIGQAFGVAYQQFLQASGIKASDLRPGEYSDYLESQELYNGDLAHFSDSQNIRDVTITKAAGEILGLAVVESGWGSILPTVVVANLLHGGPAERSGELSIGDRIMSVNSTSLVGLPIATCQNIIRDLKSQKHVKLSIVHCPPVTMAIIRRPDPKFQLGFSVEDGIICSLMRGGIAERGGIRVGHRIIEINGQSVVATPHDKIIQILTNAVGEIHLKTMPASTYRLLTGQEQPVFL; encoded by the exons atgaactcagaCGTCTGCCCCGCTGATCAGTCTGACTCCTTGTGCCCTGCAACTGTTCCTGTTGATGGAGCCTCTGAGGTTAGCAGACAGACTGTGGCAGCTCCGCCAGGTTCAGAGGTGGAGGATGTGGACTCCTTCAACCTGATCGAGCCTCCTCCATTAGACTGGAGGTCAGACTCTTCCAGTGAGGTGGGCTCAGCGGATGATCTGGATGACCCCAGCTTCCCTGTCTCCATTGACAGTCTGGACAAGAGCAGTCCAAGCGTGAGTGACACTGTGGCTCCACTTGACATGAACCAGCAGGAGCTTGTAGGAAGAATTGCAGAGCCAGTCCACAATATTGAAGTGGAATTGGAAGGAGAGGATGAAGTAGttgaggacgaggaaaaggtgAGGGGTGAGGACTTGAAGGATGTTGGGGAATaccaggagcaggaggaggttACCTTAAGTGATGTGGAGAATAGGGTCgatgaggaggaggctgccaACAGGAGAGCAGGTGATGAAGACCACAGCCGCATCCACACACTgctcagccagctgcagctcatgGGGGAAGAGCCTCATCCCAACCGCCAGACACCACCTCACCTCGCCCAGCATCAGTACCCCAGCCTGTCTGAGCTGGAAGCGTGTGCTCCCTCTCTAATAGCAGACGACAGCACTGAAACCACGGGGCTGCTGTTCTCTGAAAGCCACCAGAGAGACCTGCTGGGGCTGCTGCAGTTCACAGAGATCACAGCACCGAGTCCCCCCTGTCTGCCCCGCAGAGGGGACATGGACGCTGTAGTGTCTGTTTCCTACAGCCAGGAGGACGCTCAAAGGTTCTGGGGGCATTATGGGAATGGTCAACAGCAGAGGCACAGAGAGGACTCCCTCGCCTCGCTGCCTGATGATGAGTATCCTGAGCCAGTGTGGATGAAGATGGGCGAGGAGCCTCCGGAGGTAGAGGAGGCTGCTGCGGACAGCGAGCAAGTTGAG AGTGATCATCCTACATATAAAGATG tgCCTGGTCCGTGTGACCCTGAAGACCTGTTGGATGGAGTGATATTTGGTGCAAAGTATCTGGGCTCCACTCAGATCAAATCAGAGAAGAACCCATCTACAAACGCCCGTATGACGCAGGCTCAGGAGGCTGTGGACCGCATCAAG GCTCCAGAGGGAGAGTCGCAGCCAATGACAGAGGTGGATCTGTTCATCTCCACGCAGCGAATCAAAGTTCTCACTGCTGACACACAG GAAGCCATGATGGATCACGCTCTGCAGATGATCTCGTACATCGCAGACATTGGTGACATCGTGGTCCTGATGGCACGCAGGAAACGTAAAGGACAGGATGGCGACCCAGCTGCTaactcttcctcttcatcctcctcggGGTCTCAGAAGAAGTGCTTAATGATCTGTCATGTCTTCTCCTCTGACGAT GCTCAGGTCATCGCCCAGGCTATCGGTCAGGCATTCGGAGTAGCCTACCAGCAGTTTCTTCAGGCCAGCGGCATCAAGGCCAGTGACCTGAGGCCTGGCGAGTACAGTGACTACCTGGAAAGTCAGGAGCTCTACAACGGAGACCTGGCGCACTTCTCTGACTCTCAGAACATCCGAGAT GTAACCATCACCAAGGCTGCTGGAGAGATCTTGGGTCTGGCGGTGGTGGAGTCTGGCTGGGGCTCCATCCTGCCCACAGTGGTGGTGGCCAACCTCCTTCACGGAGGTCCTGCCGAGCGCAGCGGCGAGCTCAGCATCGGGGACCGCATCATGTCTGTCAACAGCACCAGTCTGGTGGGTCTGCCCATCGCCACCTGCCAGAACATCATCCGG GACTTAAAAAGCCAAAAGCATGTGAAACTCAGTATCGtccactgtccgccggtcaccATGGCGATTATCAGGAGGCCAGATCCCAAGTTTCAGCTGGGCTTCAGTGTGGAGGACGGCATT ATTTGCAGTCTGATGCGGGGCGGTAtagcagagagaggaggcatTCGTGTTGGTCATCGCATTATTGAAATCAACGGGCAGAGTGTCGTCGCCACACCGCACGACAAGATCATCCAGATCCTGACCAATGCTGTCGGAGAG ATTCACTTGAAGACCATGCCAGCGTCAACATATCGACTCCTAACAGGACAAGAGCAGCCAGTGTTCCTTTGA
- the pex11g gene encoding peroxisomal membrane protein 11C, with amino-acid sequence MQPSVESLVRLLESYRGRDKVIRTCCYGSQLVGGVLSRKAETDMSSQRLGQRLLLFSAQLSHCRTVLRLFDDLSMLAYSHSYGFGGGEEDAAVRWISVLTNMADQLYYPCEHIAWAADAELIKVKSDKWWLFSTVLWGTSLLLGILRSLRVLLLLKKKLRKCERDGEGNSHSQLRRQMRGEALSILSSMADLSNAIHWMPPGFLWAGRFPDWLVGLMGTISSLIGLIQMNAGDSDETNST; translated from the exons atgcagcCGTCTGTGGAGTCTCTGGTCAGACTGCTGGAGTCTTACAGAGGAAGAGATAAAGTT ATCCGTACGTGCTGTTATGGCTCACAGCTGGTCGGAGGAGTTCTCTCCCGGAAGGCAGAAACAGACATGTCATCCCAGCGGCTCGGGCAAcgtctgctgctgttttctgctcAGCTCAGTCACTGCAGGACAGTGCTGAGGCTGTTTGATGATCTGTCCATGCTGGCTTACTCCCACAGCTACGGGTTTGGAGGCGGG GAGGAGGACGCAGCTGTGCGCTGGATCTCGGTGCTGACCAACATGGCCGACCAGCTGTACTACCCCTGTGAACACATCGCCTGGGCCGCTGACGCCGAGCTCATCAAAGTCAAGTCTGACAAGTGGTGGCTGTTCAGCACGGTGCTGTGGGGGACTTCACTGCTGCTGGGAATACTCAG ATCGCTCCGTGTTCTGCTGCTACTGAAGAAGAAGCTGAGGAAATGTGAAAGGGATGGAGAAGGCAACAG TCACTCTCAGCTCCGCAGACAGATGCGAGGGGAGGCCCTCTCCATCCTCAGCAGCATGGCTGACCTCAGTAACGCCATTCACTGGATGCCGCCCGGCTTCCTGTGGGCAGGACGATTCCCTGACTGGCTGGTGGGGCTGATGGGCACCATCTCATCTCTGATTGGTTTGATTCAGATGAATGCCGGAGATAGTGATGAGACAAACAGCACATAG